A window from bacterium encodes these proteins:
- a CDS encoding DUF3419 family protein yields the protein MNTTIQRPTLEVADAPILPDPLRDRLFWRVFSNLPVFTILFEDTDVEARFFQVDEASRVLSVAAAGCGIASLLASRPQHIDAVDGNAHHLALTALKVEAARRLSSHEELYELFGYGVHSNPDRVLKELTASLPAWIQAHWARHRATFRRGLYRGSLSTRLFGGMRSIAGLDDAWMSRVIALPTAERVAEVEQVYQRLLKNPFFAVAARSPLLMLATGINFRQRDRNLSGTGTMDMAAVCQDTGRRVAATDVETNWIFWHVMAGQFNHAHPEARPPYLRQANHARSLGAPTTTAYHHRSFLEVMAGAEERIWTHYNFSDAMDWLSEDLQRRTLAEVVRTSRPGALFINRSVEDTCMISRLGLEDSFKRLPFESDEATAMERAGLYRRVDLYRVVR from the coding sequence GTGAACACAACCATTCAACGTCCCACTCTCGAAGTCGCCGATGCGCCCATCCTGCCCGATCCGCTGCGAGATCGCCTGTTTTGGCGCGTTTTCTCAAATCTGCCCGTCTTCACGATCCTCTTTGAGGACACCGACGTAGAGGCGCGCTTTTTCCAGGTCGATGAGGCTTCGCGGGTCCTATCCGTCGCGGCCGCCGGCTGTGGCATCGCGAGCCTGCTTGCGAGTCGCCCGCAGCACATCGACGCGGTGGACGGCAATGCGCATCACCTGGCGTTGACCGCGCTGAAGGTCGAAGCTGCCCGGCGCCTGAGTTCCCACGAGGAGTTGTACGAGCTGTTTGGGTACGGCGTTCATTCCAACCCGGACCGCGTGCTCAAAGAGTTGACCGCGTCGCTTCCGGCATGGATTCAAGCCCATTGGGCCCGGCATCGCGCCACCTTCCGCCGGGGCTTGTATCGCGGTAGCCTCTCGACCCGGCTGTTCGGGGGGATGCGGTCCATCGCCGGCCTGGATGATGCCTGGATGAGCCGCGTAATCGCCCTACCGACCGCCGAGCGGGTCGCAGAGGTCGAGCAGGTGTACCAGCGCCTCTTGAAGAACCCCTTCTTCGCCGTCGCTGCTCGCTCGCCCTTGCTGATGCTCGCCACGGGCATCAACTTCCGGCAGCGCGATCGCAACCTGAGCGGCACCGGCACCATGGACATGGCGGCGGTATGCCAGGACACTGGGCGGCGCGTGGCGGCAACCGATGTCGAGACCAACTGGATCTTCTGGCACGTGATGGCGGGGCAGTTCAACCATGCCCACCCCGAGGCGCGGCCGCCTTATCTGCGCCAGGCGAACCATGCCCGCTCCCTCGGAGCGCCTACGACGACCGCCTACCATCATCGGAGCTTTCTGGAGGTCATGGCGGGCGCCGAAGAGCGCATCTGGACCCACTACAACTTCAGCGACGCCATGGATTGGCTCTCCGAAGACCTCCAGCGGCGCACGCTCGCTGAAGTGGTGAGAACGAGCCGTCCCGGGGCTTTGTTCATCAACCGGAGCGTGGAAGACACCTGCATGATCAGCCGACTGGGTCTGGAAGATAGCTTCAAGCGGCTGCCGTTTGAATCGGACGAGGCCACCGCCATGGAGCGCGCCGGGCTCTACCGCCGCGTCGATCTCTACCGGGTGGTGCGGTGA
- a CDS encoding class I SAM-dependent methyltransferase — protein MASEQTEHRAFLNRYYGSVKHVYDLTRKYYLFGRDTALKQLLGEPWEALLEIGPGTGRNLEILHRARPGARYGGVEASDEMLGYAQARCAWATLQHGYAETADLAAVLDRRPDRILFSYALSMVQDPEAALRNARRALAPGGEVIVVDFGDLGSLWGPFRSPLRAFLKAFHVEPLDEAVLAPHEPRMAWGPGHYYVIARLPAGS, from the coding sequence ATGGCGAGCGAACAGACCGAGCATCGGGCATTCCTCAACCGCTATTACGGCAGCGTCAAGCACGTCTACGACCTGACACGGAAGTACTACCTGTTCGGCCGCGACACGGCCCTGAAGCAACTGCTCGGCGAGCCTTGGGAAGCCCTGCTGGAAATCGGTCCCGGCACGGGCCGAAACCTTGAAATCCTGCACAGGGCTCGCCCGGGGGCGCGATATGGGGGTGTCGAGGCGAGCGACGAGATGCTCGGCTACGCCCAGGCGCGCTGTGCCTGGGCGACCCTTCAGCACGGCTACGCCGAAACCGCGGACCTCGCCGCAGTGCTCGATCGCCGGCCCGACCGGATCCTCTTCTCCTACGCGCTATCGATGGTGCAGGACCCCGAAGCCGCGCTCCGCAACGCACGAAGGGCGCTCGCTCCCGGCGGCGAGGTGATCGTGGTCGACTTTGGCGACTTGGGGAGCCTCTGGGGGCCTTTTCGGTCCCCCTTGCGAGCTTTCTTGAAGGCCTTCCACGTCGAACCACTGGATGAGGCCGTGCTCGCGCCGCACGAGCCGCGCATGGCGTGGGGCCCCGGCCACTATTACGTCATCGCAAGGTTGCCAGCCGGGTCGTGA